The stretch of DNA cacatGGGGACAGGTGGGTCCTTTTGGGGACCCCAAGGTCACCTCAGGGACTCCCAAGGCCACCTCGGGGACCCCAAGGCCACCACAGGTGCCCAAGGTCACTATGGAGACCCCAAGGCCACCTCAGGGACTCCCAAGGCCACCACAgggtccccagggccaccctggggtcagcagggaccCCCAGACCTCCCCATGACCCCCCCCGTGGCACCAGAGACCCCtcccagtatgaaccagtaCAGCCCAGTGCCTCCCTGCTGGGTTCTGCACCACCATGGGAcatcccagtataaaccagtatgaaccagtatgAACCACTGCAACATCCCGGCTGGGAACTCCTGCATCTGCCTTGCCTTGGGccggaccagtatggaccagtatgaaccagtatgGAGCAGGAAATGGCTGGGAGCCCAACTGGGAGCCCCACGTGCATCGCCTTGTGccggaccagtacagaccagtatggaccagtacggaccagtgCCTTGCCATGGCCTTCAGCCATCCCAGCACGcaccagtatggaccagtatggaccagtcCGGCAGCCAAACTGGGAGCTCTTCACCGGCGTGGCCTTGCGTCCTCCCAGcatggaccagtatggaccagtatggaccagtatggaccagtacaaaccagtccAGAGCTCTCTTCACCCCCGTGGCCTTGCGTGCTcccagtacggaccagtacagaccagtatggaccggTAGGGTGCCCCCACTGCTGTGTTGATGCCCATAGGCCTTctcccagtatggaccagtacaaaccagttcCTGCCCCCCACCCTGGgtgccttttcccctccccccccttaTTTAttgcccctccccccccaatTGGGGGGAGGTCCCGGGGGGTCCCAGAGGTGCCGGAATCGCCAATAAACGATGCCTGTTACTGGTGTGGCTCCCAGtatggactgggagggactgggagggactgggggctCCCAGTATGAACTGGGAGAGAGTTTGGGGCTCCCAGTATGAACTGGGAAGGGGTTTGGGGCTCCCAGtatgaactgggagggactgggagagagtTTGGGGCTCCCAGTATGAACTGGGAAGGGGTTTGGGGCTCCCAGTATGaactgggaagggtttggggctCCCAGTATAGACTGGGAAATGGTTGTGTTGTCCCAGTACGGACTGGGAGGGGTTGGAGGTTCCCAGTATGGACTGGGAAGGGATTTCCCACTCCCAGTATGAACTGGGGAGATCCCAGTGTGAACTGGGAGGGtgtgggcaggggcagggccaggactgggattttcccagtgttcccagttcGCTGCCATCGCTGGTTGAGGgtgctcccagttcccctcccagttcccctcccagttcccctcccagcccctcagtcccctcccagttcccccagttccccctcccagttcccccagtccGGAGGTGACGTCCCCGCCACCTTTGGGTGCTTCCGTCCGGAAGAGGCCTCAGGGGCACCCAGAGATTTTTGGGGGGGCGGCTCCgggggggggaatttggggttcccaggcggtttttggggttcctgggggaatttttgggatctcagggatttttttggggggtgctgggggagtTTTGAGGTTCCcagggggatttttgggggttcccagggggggatatttggggttcccagggatttttttttttggggggggggtcccaaaatttggggatgAGCCGGGGGGGGCGGCAGGGGGGGGACAACGTCCCCTcggagctgctgggggagcaggagaACCTGCGGATCTTcgagctgctgggcaggaaaTGCGTGGTGAGcaactgggggaactgggagcgactgggagggactgggaaggggaactggggggggtttgagggagatttgggggggtttaggggggatttgggggggtttcgggtgggatggggaggattTCGAGTGTTTGGGAGAAGGAATttgagggactgggagggaactgggagggactgggaggggaactgggaggatctgtgggatttggggtgggatggggaggatcTTGGGGCTTTGGcgggggggaaatttggggtcctgggggggatttttgggggtcctgggaggatttggggaaatctgAGAGGATCTGAGGCTGTAAGGGGGTAAATTCGGGGTCCTGGGAGAGCCATGagggaggtttggggtccctgggctggattttgggttCTGTGGGGCCATTTCTGGGTCCCTGGGAtgaattttggggtctctggtggggttttggggtgctctcaggggattttggggactCAGGGGTCATTTTGCGGtccctgggctggattttggatTCTCTGGGGCTGTTTCTGGGTCCCTGGGATaaattttggggtctctggtggggttttggggtggtctCGGGGGATTTTGAGATctccaggtggattttggggtccttgggctggattttggggtctctggggccattttggggtctctgtgATGAATTCTGGGGTCtctggtggggttttggggtggtctCGGGAGATTTTGTGATctccaggtggatttttggggtccctggggccATTTTTGGGTCCCcgggctggattttggggtgccccgtgtccccgcagaCCCTGGTGACCGCCGTGGTCCAGCTGGTGGTGGCCGAgcccgggggggtccccgggggggtccccgggggggtcccggggggctcCTGGAGCCTCCGGGGCTGCGGCGTCGCCTGCCTGGTCCGGGACAGCCCCCGGCGCTCCTACTTCATCCGCATCTTCCGCCTGCCCGTGAGTctggggggaccccaaatccttcgggggggaccccaaattcTTCAGGGGGGTGGAACCCAAATCCTTTGCGGGGTGGAACCCAAATCCTTTGGGGTGGGGTCCCCAAAATCCAGAGGGGTGGGTCCCAGCACAACCCTTGCTGCTTCCAGTTCATCGTCCTCttatttgggggggggttcCAAATCCTGGGGGAGACCCCAGATCCTTGGGGTGAGGTCCCCAAAACCCTGGGGGTCCCCTAAAATCCTGGGGGGGGTGGGCTCAGGACAGCCCCTGGTGCTTCTACTTCATCACCCCTCTCTTGAGGAGGGGTCCCCAAATTCTGGAGGGGACCCCACATCCTGATGGTGACCTCAAATcctttggggggggggggtggatCCCAAATCCTTGGGGGGTCCCCAAATCCTGGTTGGGAATCCCCAAAATTCCGGGATGGGGGGAGATGAAGGGGTTGGGGTTGGGTGGGGAGCccctgaggggttttggggggtccctgtgggggttttggggggttcccagaggttttggggtccctgaggggttttggggggttcccagaggttttggggtccctgagggggttttggggggtccccaggagggtccctgaccccaaatcccccccccagGCCGGGGAGCtgtggtgggagcaggagctgcagggggggATGGGCTACAAGACCCCCACCCCCTTTTTCCACACCTTCGTCAGCCACGTGAgtgggcggggccgggggcggggccaagGGAGGGCGTGGCTTTGGGTGTGGCTATTTTTGGGTGGAGTCAGTGGGCGGAACATTGGAAATGTGGGTGGGGTCAGTGGGCGTGGCTGGGGTGACAATGGTCGGGTGGGAAGAGCCATTATGGGTGTGGCAAAGGGGGAGGGGCTTAATGGGTGTGGCTGGGAGGGGTGGAGCCAAGGGAATGCAGGGCTGTGGGCGGGGCCAATCTGGATTGGGGCTGTTGTGTAGATCAAGTGGGTGTGGCCAAACTATGGGTGTGGTCATATCGATGTGGGTGTGGCCTGTGCGCAATATTTGGGACATAACCATATAAGGGAAAGGGGTGTGGCTACCAGTGGGTGTGGCCTTTAATAGGCAGGGTCAACCACACATAACCATATAAGGGAAATGGGTGTGGTGGTTGCCAGTGATGGGTGTGGCCAACAGGATGTTGCCATATAAGGGAAAGTGGGTGTGGTGTGGGCAAATGGGCGTGGCCTGGGTGCCCACGGCCGCTCCTGATTGGCTCAGGAGGGGTGGGCGGGGCTGAACTTCGCGTCGGAGGCCGAGGCCGCGACGTTCGAGGGCCGGGTCCAGGAGAGgctgcggcggcggcagcagcggaGCGGTgagagacccctccccaaaatgcacctgggaacccccaaaatgcacctgggaacccccaaaatgTATCTgtgaaccccaaaatccacctgggaacccccaaaatgTATCTGTGAACCCCAGAATGCACCTGGGGATCTCCAAAATACACCTGGGGAGCTCCAAAactcacctgggacccccaaaatgtATCTATGAACCCTAAAATGCACCTGGGGACCTCCAAAATGTACCTGGGAAGCCTCGAAATGCACCTGGGAATGCCCAAAAAGAATCTGGGGACCTCCAAAATGTATCTGGGAACCTTCAAAATACACCTGGGGAGATCCAAAactcacctgggacccccaaaatgtATCTATGAACCCTAAAATGCACCTGGGGACCTCCAAAATGTACCTGGGAAGCCTCGAAATGCACCTGGGAATGCCCAAAAAGAATCTGGGGACCTCCAAAATGTATCTGGGAACCTTCAAAATACACCTGGGGAGATCCAAAactcacctgggacccccaaaatgtATCTATGAACCCTAAAATGCACCTGGGGACCTCCAAAATGTACCTGGGAAGCCTCGAAATGCACCTGGGAATGCCCAAAAAGAATCTGGGGACCTCCAAAATGTATCTGGGAACCTTCAAAATACACCTGGGGAGATCCAAAactcacctgggacccccaaaatgtATCTATGAACCACAAAGTGCACCTGGGGACCTCCAAAATGTACCTGGGAAGCCCAAAATGTACCTGGGAACCTTCAAAATACACCTGaggatccccaaaatcctgtTGGGACCCCCAAAGTGTATCTATGAACCCCAAAATGCACCTGGGGACCTCCAAAATGCATCTGGGAAGCCTCAAAATGCACCTGAGAATGCCCAAAATTAATCTAGGGATCTCTAAAATGCACCTGGGAATGCCCAAAATACACTCAGGATCCCTGAAATGCATCTGAGGAACTTAAAAAAGCACCTGGGAACCTCCAACATACACCTGGCGACCCCCAAAATACACCTGGCGACCCCCAAAATacacctggggacccccaaaataCACCTGGGAACCCCAGAATGTACCTGGGACACCCAAAATGCCCCTGAGAaccccaaagctgcagcaggacGCTCCCAAACCCCCCTTGGAACGCCTCAAATCCACCGGGGactcccaaaaaaatcctttgggcatcccccaaaaaatctcctGACACCCCCAAAGCTCctctgaccccccccccccgtttttCTCCCCccacagagaagcagctgctgccccctcccccaccccccggCCATGGTGAGTCCTGACCCCCCCcggggggatttttggggggttttggggtcactgggggggtCCTCACTCCCATTgaccctccctgtgccccctccagAGCGTCGGGGGAgcctccccaggacccccaacCCTGATGGTgagtggtggggggggggggtgtcccctgccccattttggggggtcctgccccattttgggggggtcctgccccattttggggggtcctgcCCTATTTGGGGGTGTCCTGTTTCATTTGGGGGGGCTTGGCGAGCGCTCAgaagggaatttgggggggaattCGGGGTctctggggtggttttggggtctttGGTAGGGTGGGGATCTCTGGGGGGCTGTAGGGcagtttggggtgggattttgggggtctttGGGGTAATCTTGGGGTGCCTGGGAGGGGTTTTGGGCTCtcaggaagggtttggggtctcTAGGGTGGGGTTGAGGTTGTTGGGGTGTTGtagggtggtttggggggggtctttggggcaggtttggggtctctgggggggattttggggtctctgggggtggttttggggttctcCCCATAATGGGGGGGTCCCATAAcgattttttccccctccccaggccccCCCATCCCGGCCGTGCCCATCCCCAACCCCGACATCACCCCCAGCCGGTACCGGGGGCTGCCCAGCCCCCCCTCGGGACCCTCCCCCACCTCGGGACCCCCCCCTGcagccgggaccccccccggggAACAGAAAAAGGGGAGGGGGCGCAAGAAAATCTCCAAGGCCGATATCGGGGTCCCCTCCGGATTCAAgtgggtctgggggggggggatttggggtctggggggggatttgggggatttgggggggatttggggtggggggatttggggtgggtggggggagatttggggggcGTTtcttggggggttttggggtctcgGGGGGGGTTgtaaagtggttttttttggggggggggtctccagggaggttttggggtctgtggggttCAGGGGGGGATCCGTGGGGTCacggtggggggggggtctcacctctctcccccccccccccccccccaggcacGTCGGTCACATCGGGTGGGACCCCAATGGTGGCTTCGATGTAGGTGACACCTCCCCCGCTGTGTCCCCCCCGTGTGGGGGACAGTGACCCCTGGGGTGACCCcacagcggggacagggggtgacaggaggtgacaggagggacaggaggggacaggaggtgacaggagggacaggaggggacaggagggacaggaggtgacaggagggacaggaggtgacaggggtgacaggagggacagggggtgacaggaggtgacaggagggacaggaggtgacaggggtgacaggagggacaggagggacaggggggacaggaggtgacagggggtgacaggggtgacagggggtgacaggagggacaggaggtgacaggagggacaggagggacaggagggacaggagggacagggggtgacaggaggtgacaggagggacaggaggtgacaggagggacagggggtgacaggaggtgacaggagggacaggaggtgacaggagggacagggggtgacaggaggtgacaggagggacaggagggacagggggtgacaggagggacagggggtgacaggagggacaggagatgacagggggtgacaggaggtgacaggagggacaggaggggacaggagggacaggaggtgacagggggtgacagggggtgacaggaggtgacaggagggacaggaggtgacaggagggacagggggtgacaggaggtgacagggggtgacaggaggtgacaggaggtgacaggagggacagggggtgacaggaggtgacaggaggggacaggaggtgacaggagggacaggagggacagggggtgacaggaggggacagggggtgacaggaggtgacaggag from Vidua chalybeata isolate OUT-0048 chromosome 32, bVidCha1 merged haplotype, whole genome shotgun sequence encodes:
- the WAS gene encoding LOW QUALITY PROTEIN: actin nucleation-promoting factor WAS (The sequence of the model RefSeq protein was modified relative to this genomic sequence to represent the inferred CDS: deleted 2 bases in 1 codon): MSRGGRQGGDNVPSELLGEQENLRIFELLGRKCVTLVTAVVQLVVAEPGGVPGGVPGGVPGGSWSLRGCGVACLVRDSPRRSYFIRIFRLPAGELWWEQELQGGMGYKTPTPFFHTFVSHEGWAGLNFASEAEAATFEGRVQERLRRRQQRSEKQLLPPPPPPGHERRGSLPRTPNPDGPPIPAVPIPNPDITPSRYRGLPSPPSGPSPTSGPPPAAGTPPGEQKKGRGRKKISKADIGVPSGFKHVGHIGWDPNGGFDLAALDPALRSLFAQAGISERHLADAETSRLIHDFIERQGGLQAVREEMRRQGPPPPPPGRGSPAPPPRPSPPPPAAPSGVPAPPPPRAGPAPPPAPPPQRGPALPPRGPAPSGAAAPPPPPPPPPPPPSGGAPPATPPGRGALLDQIRQGVTLNKTPETPEVGAGPGAGGLVGALMDVMQKRSRVIHSSDEGTASEEEEDDDEWDN